ATAACAGGCTGCTGAGGATCGAAGAAGAATTGGGCAGCTCCGCTGTTTACAGTGGGAAGAAAGTTTTTTACAATTTAAGCTAAAAGATATATTATTTAATATGCGAAGCGTACGCAGAAATCAGGTTACCCAGAATAGAAAGATGAGACAGATCGTTATGTTTACGTTCGCGATACTGGTCTTGATCTGTCTTACGCTCAGCCTCATTTTTAGTGAAAAGGGAATACTTAGATACAGAAAGCTGCAGTCTGATAAAGGCCAGATCATGGCTGAGAACAGCAGGATCGAAAAGCAGAATAACGAGATCCGGCAGCAGGTTGAGGTATTGAAGAGGAATCCTGAAAACGTTGAGGAGATAGCAAGGGGGCAGGGGCTTACAAAAGAGGGAGAACTTATTTTTAAGTTTAATGAAGATCATTGAAGAGAGATAATATATGTACGAACTTACAGTAGAATCACAGTTTGCAGCAGCACATCAGTTAAGGGGATACAAGGGGAAATGTGAATCCATGCATGGCCATAACTGGAGGGTGCAGGTCACGGTTTCTTCAGCTTACCTTAATGAGATAGGCCTGGCAATTGATTTCCATAAATTAAAGGATATCTCCAATGAGGTGATAATGTCCCTTGACCACACTGACCTTAATCAGATATTCCCTTTTACCGAGATCAACCCTTCTTCAGAAAACATCGCTAAATGGCTTTACGACTCTATCAGCAAGAAGATCGAGGACAAGGGCGTATCCTGCACATCAGTCACAGTGTGGGAATCCGAGACATGTTCCGCAACATATTTTGAGTAGAAGGTATCAGCTTTGCATTTCGTATGATTCGCTTCATCTAACTACTGTAATATCTTAACGCCCTTAAATATCATGGACCTGAATTTAGCCGAAGATATCGTAAAAAAAGCATTAAGCAAAGGCGCTGATTCCGCAGAGGCGTTTGTAAGCTCAGGCAAAGGGATCTCTGTTGAGGTAAAGGATGGCGAGGTCGATGCGCTTGAGGCGTCACTGGATGCAGCTGTCGCTGTCAGGGTCATAAAGAACGGAAGGCTCGGGTTTTCTTTCACAACCGATATTTCTGTTGCTGATAAGGTCATTGATGAGGCGATAGAGGGGTCGCGCTGGTCAGCAGAGGATATCTATAATGTCATCCCGCAGATGCTTGCGCCGTCTGATGTGCCTGTATTTGACAGCGCCATTGCAGGTATAAGTGAAGCAGAGCTGATCAGGCTCGCAATATCTTTAGAAGAATCTTCTCTATCATATGACAAGTATGTGAAGAGAGTTAGAAAGGCCGGTGTAAGTTCCGGTGTTTATAAAACCGCTATCGTCAATTCCAATGGCGTAAGTATTTCATATCAAAGCAGCCATATCTCAGCGCAGATAGTTGCCTTTGCTGAGAACGAAAGCGGAGACAGTCAGGTCGGATCTGATTATTCAGTCAAGAGGAGGGCGGCTGACCTGCAGGTCATGCCGGTTGCTGTCAATGCTGCAAAGAGAGCGCTTGAACTTTTAGGCTCAAGAAGAATTACAGCTATGAAGCTCCCGATAGTTCTGCCTCCTGATATCGCTGTGGAATTTCTGGAAGTGCTCAGCGCTTCTTTTTCTGCTGATGCTGTTCAGAAGCAGAGGTCTTTCTTTGGAGGCAAGTCAGGAAAGACAGTCGCATCCTCTCAGGTAAATATTATTGACGACGGACTGCTGCCGTGGGGCATAGGCTCTTCACTAACAGATGATGAAGGCGTGCCTGCGCAAAAGAAAGTTCTCATATCCGAAGGTGTGCTCAATGGTTTCATTCATAACACCTATACCGCAAAAAAAGAGAACGTTGCGTCTACAGGAAATGCAGTAAGGTCTTCTTCAAAAGGGCTCCCCGGAGTCGGCATTACCAACTTGTATATAGAGCCAGAGAAGAACGGCAATGATAAGGCAACTATTATCAGCTCTCTGTCAAAAGGCATTCTTATCACCAGCGTCATGGGCGTGCATATGGCAAACCCTGTTTCAGGAGATTTCTCCATCGGGATATCAGGGCTCATGATCGAAGCTGGGCAGATGGCCTATCCGTTTAAAGAGGCGGTCATATCTGGCAATATCCTCGACATGTTCAAGATGGTTGAGCAGGTCGGCAGCGACCTTGAGTTCTACGGCAGGATAGGTTCTCCGAGTTTGTTGATAGGCGAGATGGATATAAGCGCCTGAGGAGTTGGTGTTTTCCATGATAGAAGATGTAGCAAAGAGAAAAACCCCGCTTTACATCATGGCTTTCTTCTTATTGGTCAGTCCGTTCTATCTGAACGATTTCGCGAGTATCTTTGTCAAAGACTGGCACCTTTGGTTGTTTATAGACTATGCCGGTGTAAAGCTTTTCCCCTTCCTTGTCACGCTTTGGTTGATCTCTAAAAAGAAAATGCGGGCCTCGGAGTTCGGGCTGACAACTCAATCAGTGCCGTCATTTTTGATTGCATTTCTGATCGTGGCGCTCGTAGGTACAGTGATCGATCAAAATGGGTATCAGTTAATAGCGAATCTCCCCGGATACTCTCCGCTCGGCGGTATGCCGGCTATCACAAACCCTGCCTGGGATTGGATAGACCTTACGCTTGGACTATTAATGGTGGGGATATTTGAAGAACTCATCTTCCGCGGTTTCATGCACACCTTCATCAGCAGGTACACAGAGAATCCGTTTGCTATAGTCGTTATTTCTTCAGCTGCTTTCGGCCTAATCCACTGGAGCCTCGGCCTCCACGCCATAGTTATAACATCAATTATCGGCGCGGTTTTCATGACGGCATATCTGAGAACGCGGTCTCTGCCTGCCATCATGTTAGCTCACTTCGCCATCAACTTCATCGACTTTGCCGGAGTTATTCCCAAGGCTGTATTTAAATTTATTTAAGGGAGAAAACTGTATCAGACTTTCTTCTTATTATTAAATACCGAGTTCTTAATATTATTTGCTCCGTCGCCGAATCTTTTGAGTAATCTTCTTGCCCATAGAAACTCAGTGCCCAGCATTGCGAGTCCCGCGACTATGGCGACGAGGCCGGGCCCTGGCGTTACTAGCATTATGATTCCAAGAAGGACTACGGTGAAACCGACCACGACCATGACGATGCGTCTTGCCTGTTTGTATGTTTTGATGACGAGATGTTTCATGATGAATATAGTTTAAAACAAATCTCGCCTAACTGCCTACTCAACCTCTTTTTTTATTCTCTTTAAAAAAGGCTCTATCAGATCTATGGGAATAGGCAGCACTATCGTTGAGTTCTTCTCTGTCGCTATCTCAGTGAGAGTCTGGAGAAACCTTAACTGCAATGCTGCAGGCTGTGATGAGATAATTGCTGCGGCATCGGCGAGTTTTTGTGATGCCTGGAATTCACCTTCTGCGTGAATGACCTTCGCCCTGCGTTCCCTCTCAGCTTCAGCCTGCTTTGCGATTGCCCTCTGCATTTCCGGTGGCAGATCAACGTTCTTTACCTCAACGATAGAGACTTTAATGCCCCACGGCTCGGTCTGTTCGTCAATTATCTTCTGCAGATCAGCATTCAGTTCGTCTCTTTTGGCAAGCAGGTCGTCGAGGGAACTCTGCCCAAGCACGCTTCTTAAGGTTGTCTGTGATATCTGTGATGTGGCATAGTGAAAATCTTCAACAGCGGTGATAGCTTTTGTCGGGTCAATAACCCTGAAATATACAACGGCATTGACTTTAACAGATATGTTGTCTTTAGTTATTATGTCCTGCGCCGGCACATCGAATGTTATTGTACGCAGGTCTACCCTGACCAGCTTATCAAGCAAAGGCCAAAGTATTATCAGGCCGGGACCTTTTACCGGGATAATTCTGCCGAGCCTGAATACGACACCTCTCTCATATTCCCGAAGTATGCGTATCGCGCTTGATAAAAAATAGATTATTAAAACAAGACCCGCTATTAATCCCATTGGAAGCTGAAACATTTTATCCTCCTTTTATATTGTTATTGATTGGATTTCTTAACTCTTAACTTTCTGTTTTTAAGTGTACCTTTAATTTCAGATTCTCTACCGCATCTACGATTACTCTTTCACCTTTCTTTATCGGTTCATCGCTCCATGCGTTCCATAATTCTCCATGGATAAATACCCTTCCTGCTTCATGTATGTCAGTCCTTGCCTCTCCTTCGCTGTCTATTAATTCTTCTTTGCCTGTGGCAGGTTTTCTTCTGTGGGCCTTAAAAGCAAGTGATGCTGTCAGTGTGAAGAAGAGAACTGTAATAATGACAGCAGGCAGAATGACCTTTAAAGAAAGCCTGAAGAACGGCTGTGTTGAATCAAAAAGCATTATTGAGCCTATCAACATTGATATCACGCCTCCGATAGTAAGTATGCCATAAGAGATGATCTTTATCTCAAGGATAAATAGGATGACAGCGAGGAGGATAAGTAATACCCCTGCGTAATTAACAGGCAGGGTCTGGAAGGAGTAGAATGCGAGTATCAGGGATATTGAGCCGAATACACCGGGGAATAGGGCGCCGGGGTTTGTCATCTCAAAGAATATGCCGTAGAATCCGAGCATCATAAGTATGTAAGCCACGCTCGGGTCGCTTATAAAGTCCAGTATCTTCATACTTGAACTTCTCTCTTTGTATGTAATCTTCTGGCCGGAAGATCTAATGACTGTTTCGCCTTTCGATGTAATTACCTTTCTGCCGTCAATATCATTCAGCAGTGTTTGTAAATCAGGCGCTATAAGATCGATGACGTTGGATTGTAACGCGTCTGTCTCTGTTATAGAGACGCTCTCCCTTACTGCTTTTTCTGCCCATTCTGCGTTCCTTCCTCTGCTTTCAGCTATTGATTTAATATATGCAGCAGCATCGTTCTCTGCCTTTTTTGATGTGGTCTCATCCATCTTCTCA
The sequence above is a segment of the Thermodesulfovibrionia bacterium genome. Coding sequences within it:
- a CDS encoding septum formation initiator family protein codes for the protein MRQIVMFTFAILVLICLTLSLIFSEKGILRYRKLQSDKGQIMAENSRIEKQNNEIRQQVEVLKRNPENVEEIARGQGLTKEGELIFKFNEDH
- the queD gene encoding 6-carboxytetrahydropterin synthase QueD; this translates as MYELTVESQFAAAHQLRGYKGKCESMHGHNWRVQVTVSSAYLNEIGLAIDFHKLKDISNEVIMSLDHTDLNQIFPFTEINPSSENIAKWLYDSISKKIEDKGVSCTSVTVWESETCSATYFE
- a CDS encoding TldD/PmbA family protein codes for the protein MDLNLAEDIVKKALSKGADSAEAFVSSGKGISVEVKDGEVDALEASLDAAVAVRVIKNGRLGFSFTTDISVADKVIDEAIEGSRWSAEDIYNVIPQMLAPSDVPVFDSAIAGISEAELIRLAISLEESSLSYDKYVKRVRKAGVSSGVYKTAIVNSNGVSISYQSSHISAQIVAFAENESGDSQVGSDYSVKRRAADLQVMPVAVNAAKRALELLGSRRITAMKLPIVLPPDIAVEFLEVLSASFSADAVQKQRSFFGGKSGKTVASSQVNIIDDGLLPWGIGSSLTDDEGVPAQKKVLISEGVLNGFIHNTYTAKKENVASTGNAVRSSSKGLPGVGITNLYIEPEKNGNDKATIISSLSKGILITSVMGVHMANPVSGDFSIGISGLMIEAGQMAYPFKEAVISGNILDMFKMVEQVGSDLEFYGRIGSPSLLIGEMDISA
- a CDS encoding type II CAAX endopeptidase family protein, with amino-acid sequence MIEDVAKRKTPLYIMAFFLLVSPFYLNDFASIFVKDWHLWLFIDYAGVKLFPFLVTLWLISKKKMRASEFGLTTQSVPSFLIAFLIVALVGTVIDQNGYQLIANLPGYSPLGGMPAITNPAWDWIDLTLGLLMVGIFEELIFRGFMHTFISRYTENPFAIVVISSAAFGLIHWSLGLHAIVITSIIGAVFMTAYLRTRSLPAIMLAHFAINFIDFAGVIPKAVFKFI
- a CDS encoding PGPGW domain-containing protein, which encodes MKHLVIKTYKQARRIVMVVVGFTVVLLGIIMLVTPGPGLVAIVAGLAMLGTEFLWARRLLKRFGDGANNIKNSVFNNKKKV
- a CDS encoding slipin family protein yields the protein MFQLPMGLIAGLVLIIYFLSSAIRILREYERGVVFRLGRIIPVKGPGLIILWPLLDKLVRVDLRTITFDVPAQDIITKDNISVKVNAVVYFRVIDPTKAITAVEDFHYATSQISQTTLRSVLGQSSLDDLLAKRDELNADLQKIIDEQTEPWGIKVSIVEVKNVDLPPEMQRAIAKQAEAERERRAKVIHAEGEFQASQKLADAAAIISSQPAALQLRFLQTLTEIATEKNSTIVLPIPIDLIEPFLKRIKKEVE
- a CDS encoding nodulation protein NfeD encodes the protein MARKFYLTFLALAVLLISPVIASADVMVIKAVGVVNPVMSEFISKSIDEAAETSSLLVIQLDTPGGLDTSMRSIVQKIKASAVPIVVYVSPGGARAASAGVFITLSAHIAAMATSTNIGAAHPVSVGEKMDETTSKKAENDAAAYIKSIAESRGRNAEWAEKAVRESVSITETDALQSNVIDLIAPDLQTLLNDIDGRKVITSKGETVIRSSGQKITYKERSSSMKILDFISDPSVAYILMMLGFYGIFFEMTNPGALFPGVFGSISLILAFYSFQTLPVNYAGVLLILLAVILFILEIKIISYGILTIGGVISMLIGSIMLFDSTQPFFRLSLKVILPAVIITVLFFTLTASLAFKAHRRKPATGKEELIDSEGEARTDIHEAGRVFIHGELWNAWSDEPIKKGERVIVDAVENLKLKVHLKTES